One stretch of Chryseobacterium fluminis DNA includes these proteins:
- a CDS encoding cytochrome-c peroxidase, translated as MKNALSWILILFLTVSLLNNCFSSKVQREINQKTSFIAKLRKIYSSGDSSQWPAPLLDEEAKPYFSEIGHLPEVPFPADNPYSADKSFLGKTLFYDPRLSGSNQIACASCHDPELAWCDNRTLSFGHDRQLGTRNAMSILNIAYAQSLFWDGRAGSLEEQAQMPIQDKKEMSGHIDIAAGKIAKIKGYELLFVKAFGDKTVTKDRIAKAIATFERTVKSPPSRFDLFIDGKTDAFSDNEVMGLHLFRTKANCINCHNSGYFSNNRFENIGTALLGSKHEDLGRYLVTNKPEDAGKFRVPSLREVTRTGPWMHNGSFMPLADVIHFYNKGNPEPPQKKSTVYQGVTLHSEKSQILRLLDLTDEEISQLEAFLGTLSTRTQRITPPELPE; from the coding sequence ATGAAGAATGCTTTAAGCTGGATTTTAATTTTATTTCTCACCGTATCCCTTTTGAACAATTGCTTCAGCAGTAAGGTTCAGAGAGAGATCAATCAGAAAACCTCTTTTATTGCAAAGCTGAGGAAGATTTATTCTTCCGGAGATTCTTCGCAATGGCCGGCACCTTTATTGGACGAAGAAGCAAAGCCCTATTTTTCTGAGATCGGGCATCTCCCGGAAGTACCGTTTCCTGCCGATAATCCTTATTCTGCTGATAAATCATTTTTGGGAAAAACATTGTTCTATGATCCCCGCCTGTCGGGTTCCAATCAGATTGCCTGCGCTTCATGCCATGATCCTGAGTTGGCGTGGTGTGACAACAGAACTTTATCCTTCGGTCACGACCGGCAGCTGGGAACAAGAAATGCCATGAGCATCCTGAACATTGCCTACGCCCAATCTCTGTTCTGGGACGGACGCGCCGGATCTCTGGAAGAGCAGGCCCAGATGCCGATTCAGGATAAAAAGGAAATGAGCGGGCATATCGATATTGCCGCCGGAAAAATTGCCAAAATCAAAGGTTACGAACTGTTATTTGTAAAAGCTTTCGGAGATAAAACCGTGACCAAGGACAGGATTGCCAAAGCAATTGCCACCTTCGAAAGAACGGTGAAAAGTCCTCCAAGCAGATTTGATCTGTTTATTGACGGGAAAACAGATGCTTTTTCCGATAACGAAGTAATGGGTCTCCATCTTTTCCGGACCAAAGCCAATTGTATCAACTGTCATAATTCAGGATATTTTTCCAATAACAGGTTCGAAAATATAGGAACGGCTCTGCTAGGATCAAAACATGAAGATTTAGGAAGATATCTGGTAACAAATAAACCTGAAGATGCCGGAAAGTTTCGGGTACCCAGCCTCAGAGAAGTGACGAGAACAGGACCATGGATGCACAACGGATCCTTCATGCCGCTTGCAGATGTCATCCATTTTTACAATAAGGGAAATCCGGAGCCGCCGCAAAAGAAATCCACCGTGTACCAAGGCGTAACACTGCATTCGGAAAAATCTCAGATATTGAGGCTGTTGGATCTTACAGACGAAGAAATTTCCCAGCTGGAAGCTTTTTTGGGAACTTTATCGACGAGAACCCAAAGGATTACGCCTCCTGAATTACCAGAATAA
- a CDS encoding DUF4041 domain-containing protein has translation METVLIIVLIGLVIFAFTKISKLKKNLVQKDVQITGLNQEIGRLNSENLTLHSDRRSLSDKNQRLRSEVSNLQMDKRSLDSQMAALKDKNTELQKYQDIIDVKVECEYLLQKAQRQSLKLTEKAELELAGAKEQSKESRRMSREYTEKKQREIELLYENAVKEAKRIIQNAENNAENIAGDAYRSIREAGEMAERIKAMQNVIKGYGNEYLVPSYTLLDKLAEDFSHKEAGENLKKLRQNNKMMIISRQAGICEYMDDERRITAVDFVIDAYNGKIDSILSTVKKDNFGILKQKMEDAFRLVNFNGKAFRNARISDVYHQARLEELKWAVIAQELKAQEQEEQRQIREQIREEEKARKEFEKAMKEAEKEEQTLKRLIEKAESQVARANEEQKLLFQQKLEELQNKLEQTEEKNQRAVSMAQQTKTGNVYVISNIGSFGENVYKIGMTRRLDPLDRVRELGDASVPFEFDVHAMIYSEDAPALERQIHKQFLKKQVNKCNPRKEFFKLGLNDVRAYLDSMDISCKWTMVAEARQYNETLKLEEEMRTDKQREAEWEHYQEVADPVDHEEVLEELQ, from the coding sequence ATGGAAACTGTATTAATCATTGTACTGATTGGTCTTGTCATCTTTGCATTCACCAAGATCAGCAAATTAAAGAAAAACCTGGTTCAGAAGGACGTTCAGATCACCGGTCTGAATCAGGAAATAGGAAGACTGAATTCTGAAAACCTTACCTTACATTCGGACAGAAGATCCCTGAGTGATAAAAATCAACGCTTAAGAAGTGAAGTCTCCAATCTCCAGATGGATAAAAGATCGCTGGATAGCCAAATGGCAGCACTGAAAGATAAAAATACCGAATTGCAAAAATACCAGGATATTATTGATGTAAAGGTAGAGTGTGAGTATCTTCTCCAAAAAGCGCAGAGACAAAGCCTGAAACTCACCGAAAAGGCAGAACTTGAGCTTGCCGGTGCAAAAGAACAGTCTAAAGAATCCCGCAGAATGAGCCGTGAGTATACCGAGAAAAAGCAGCGCGAAATTGAGTTACTGTACGAAAACGCAGTAAAAGAAGCAAAACGGATTATACAAAATGCAGAAAATAACGCCGAAAATATTGCCGGAGATGCCTACAGAAGCATACGTGAGGCCGGTGAAATGGCAGAGAGAATAAAAGCCATGCAAAATGTGATCAAGGGATATGGCAACGAATACCTTGTTCCGAGCTATACCTTATTGGATAAACTGGCCGAAGATTTCAGTCATAAGGAGGCCGGCGAGAATCTTAAGAAACTTCGTCAGAATAATAAAATGATGATCATCAGCAGACAGGCCGGAATCTGTGAATATATGGATGATGAAAGGAGAATTACGGCGGTGGATTTTGTGATTGATGCTTACAACGGTAAAATTGATTCTATTCTGTCTACGGTTAAAAAAGACAATTTCGGAATTTTAAAACAAAAAATGGAAGATGCCTTCCGGTTGGTTAATTTCAATGGCAAGGCTTTCAGAAATGCGCGGATATCCGATGTATATCACCAGGCGAGACTCGAAGAACTGAAATGGGCGGTCATAGCGCAGGAACTGAAAGCTCAGGAGCAGGAAGAACAGCGACAGATAAGAGAGCAGATCAGGGAAGAGGAAAAAGCCAGAAAAGAGTTCGAAAAGGCAATGAAGGAAGCCGAAAAAGAAGAGCAGACTTTAAAAAGATTAATTGAAAAGGCAGAATCCCAGGTGGCCAGGGCTAATGAGGAACAAAAGTTACTTTTCCAACAGAAACTGGAAGAACTGCAAAATAAGCTTGAACAGACGGAGGAAAAGAACCAGCGTGCCGTTTCTATGGCCCAGCAGACCAAGACGGGTAATGTGTATGTTATTTCGAACATCGGTTCTTTTGGAGAAAATGTATATAAAATAGGAATGACCAGACGTCTGGATCCGTTGGACCGTGTCCGGGAATTGGGAGACGCAAGTGTGCCTTTTGAATTTGATGTTCATGCAATGATCTATTCCGAAGATGCGCCTGCTCTGGAAAGGCAGATCCATAAACAGTTTTTAAAGAAACAGGTAAATAAATGCAATCCCAGAAAAGAATTTTTTAAGCTCGGCTTAAATGATGTCAGGGCCTATCTGGACTCAATGGATATCAGCTGCAAATGGACTATGGTGGCAGAAGCAAGGCAGTATAATGAGACCCTGAAACTGGAAGAAGAGATGCGGACCGATAAACAGCGTGAAGCCGAATGGGAACACTATCAGGAAGTGGCAGACCCGGTAGATCATGAAGAAGTACTGGAAGAATTGCAATAA
- a CDS encoding xylulokinase, translated as MYLLGYDIGSSSVKVCLIEASSGKIIASDFSPKKEMKITAVSPGWAEQNPEDWWTHLKLAHEAVIQKSGIHPDDIKAIGITWQMHGLILTDKNQNLLRPAIIWCDSRAVPYGEKAFREIGEEKCLSHLLNSPGNFTASKLAWVKENEPEIFDKIDKIMLPGDYIAMKLSGEIGITIEGLSEGIFWDFKNNGISEDIINYYGIPKSFFPDIIPTFGIQATVSARTSHELGLKEGTPISYRAGDQPNNALSLNVFNPGEIASTAGTSGVVYGILDQLEYDPLSRVNTFAHVNHTPEETRLGVLLCINGTGILNSWMKHNLATSLLSYGDMNDLASLSPIGSKGLSIIPFGNGAERVLENKDTSCSIHGINFNIHSKGDILRAAQEGIVFSYEYGMNIMRDIGMDIQVIRAGNTNMFLSPVFRQSLASVSNAVIELYDTDGAVGAARAAGMGIGYYADSEEAFSSLEKIAVIEPERENRELYLEAYSRWTKHLNEII; from the coding sequence ATGTACCTACTTGGATATGACATCGGCAGTTCTTCCGTAAAAGTATGTCTCATTGAGGCCTCCAGTGGAAAGATCATTGCATCGGACTTTTCACCGAAAAAAGAGATGAAAATCACTGCCGTGAGTCCCGGTTGGGCAGAACAGAATCCGGAAGACTGGTGGACCCATCTTAAGCTGGCACACGAAGCGGTGATTCAAAAATCCGGAATTCATCCGGATGACATTAAAGCAATCGGAATCACGTGGCAGATGCACGGACTGATTCTGACAGATAAAAATCAGAACCTGCTGAGACCTGCGATTATCTGGTGTGACAGCCGTGCTGTTCCGTATGGTGAAAAAGCTTTCAGGGAAATCGGGGAAGAAAAATGTTTATCACACCTTTTAAACTCACCGGGTAATTTCACGGCTTCAAAACTTGCCTGGGTAAAGGAAAATGAACCTGAGATTTTCGATAAAATCGATAAAATAATGCTTCCGGGAGATTATATCGCGATGAAACTTTCGGGTGAGATCGGAATCACCATCGAAGGCCTGTCTGAAGGAATTTTCTGGGATTTTAAAAATAACGGTATCTCTGAAGACATTATTAATTATTACGGAATACCCAAAAGTTTTTTTCCTGACATCATTCCTACTTTCGGAATCCAGGCCACGGTTTCTGCCAGGACGTCACACGAATTAGGGTTAAAAGAAGGAACACCCATTTCTTACAGAGCAGGTGATCAGCCGAATAATGCACTGTCATTAAATGTGTTTAATCCAGGCGAAATTGCCTCTACAGCAGGAACATCAGGAGTGGTATACGGAATTCTGGATCAGCTTGAATATGACCCATTATCAAGAGTAAACACATTTGCTCATGTAAATCATACCCCGGAGGAAACCCGGCTAGGTGTTTTACTCTGCATCAACGGAACAGGAATTTTAAACTCGTGGATGAAGCATAATCTGGCAACGTCACTGTTATCTTACGGAGATATGAATGATCTGGCTTCCCTTTCTCCAATAGGCTCGAAAGGTTTGAGCATTATCCCATTCGGAAACGGGGCAGAAAGAGTTCTGGAAAATAAAGATACCAGCTGTTCGATCCACGGCATCAATTTCAATATTCACTCAAAAGGAGATATTCTGCGTGCTGCGCAGGAGGGAATTGTATTCTCTTATGAATACGGAATGAATATCATGCGGGATATCGGTATGGATATTCAGGTGATCCGCGCAGGAAATACCAATATGTTTTTGAGTCCTGTTTTTCGCCAGTCGCTTGCCAGTGTCAGCAATGCGGTGATTGAGCTTTACGATACGGACGGAGCAGTAGGCGCGGCACGGGCCGCAGGAATGGGAATAGGATATTATGCAGATTCTGAAGAAGCTTTTTCGTCCCTTGAAAAAATAGCTGTCATCGAGCCTGAACGCGAAAACAGAGAACTCTATTTAGAAGCATACTCCAGGTGGACCAAGCATCTTAACGAAATAATATAA
- a CDS encoding RagB/SusD family nutrient uptake outer membrane protein, translating to MKKIIFASFLLVSATSCRDFLTNEPIEQISITDQLSHKTGMLQALNGAYYQLRSTYHSELTYPYGDLLAGNIKFSPSSTGVVSIPAKIRAVYNFDDLQTGSNIATFYTGNYQLINNVNLILQYADALPDATMEEISEIKAEALAIRAFAHFQLCKYYAQNYTFTPDASHPGIVYNTAPLKVGIDYPARKTAAETFTLLQKDIDEALALIQSGHAIPAGNTKNFISPAAVKTIAAEIALYKNDWQKAFEYSTDVIDHSGIPLTAQNQLVSNWGTAESIWELANTDDNDSPLSKIYTYVVSTTSTQTWPAYVASDDIYNLYSENDLRKKLFDTYTLKTAGSSVNPPYRFTKKHNGTTSNLIYRLSLLYFIRAESALHLGNSAKALNDINTIRNRAGLASLSSVSQDILLEEKRKEFAFENQYFFDLMRNHKNIVRNNGCLSGNCNPTYPNNKFAAPIPQAATNVNSNIVQNPGY from the coding sequence ATGAAAAAAATAATATTCGCCTCTTTTTTGCTGGTTTCAGCCACGTCATGCCGTGATTTTCTGACCAATGAACCTATAGAGCAAATTTCGATTACAGATCAGCTTTCCCATAAAACAGGGATGCTGCAGGCTTTGAACGGAGCCTATTATCAGTTGAGAAGCACTTACCATTCAGAACTTACCTATCCTTACGGAGATCTGCTAGCCGGAAATATTAAATTTTCACCTTCTAGCACGGGCGTTGTGAGTATCCCCGCGAAGATAAGGGCAGTTTATAATTTCGACGATCTTCAGACAGGCAGCAATATTGCAACGTTCTATACAGGAAATTACCAACTCATTAATAATGTAAATTTAATTTTACAATATGCTGATGCTCTTCCTGACGCCACAATGGAAGAAATAAGTGAGATAAAAGCAGAAGCATTGGCGATACGGGCGTTTGCCCACTTCCAGCTTTGTAAATATTATGCCCAGAATTACACTTTCACTCCTGATGCCTCTCATCCGGGAATTGTGTACAATACGGCACCCCTGAAAGTCGGGATCGATTATCCCGCAAGAAAAACAGCTGCTGAAACCTTTACTTTACTTCAGAAAGATATTGATGAGGCCTTAGCTTTAATTCAGTCCGGCCATGCCATTCCGGCGGGGAACACCAAAAATTTCATCAGTCCTGCTGCCGTAAAAACCATCGCCGCGGAAATCGCCTTATATAAAAATGACTGGCAAAAAGCCTTTGAATACAGCACCGATGTTATTGATCATTCAGGGATCCCGCTTACTGCCCAAAACCAGCTTGTCAGCAATTGGGGAACTGCTGAGTCGATCTGGGAACTTGCCAATACGGATGATAATGATTCTCCTCTTTCGAAAATCTATACCTATGTCGTATCGACGACCAGTACACAGACCTGGCCTGCGTATGTTGCCTCTGATGATATTTATAATCTGTACTCAGAAAATGATCTCAGAAAAAAACTTTTCGATACCTATACTTTAAAAACGGCCGGCAGTTCTGTAAATCCTCCGTACCGTTTTACAAAAAAACATAACGGAACAACCTCAAATTTAATATACCGGCTGTCCCTGTTGTATTTTATCCGTGCCGAGTCGGCCCTGCATTTAGGAAACTCTGCAAAGGCACTGAATGATATCAATACAATCAGAAACAGGGCAGGGCTTGCCTCATTATCCTCTGTTTCGCAGGATATCCTTCTGGAAGAAAAAAGAAAGGAATTTGCCTTTGAGAATCAGTACTTTTTTGATCTGATGAGAAATCATAAAAATATTGTAAGAAACAACGGGTGCCTTTCGGGCAACTGCAATCCCACCTATCCGAACAATAAATTCGCAGCACCCATTCCCCAGGCGGCCACGAATGTAAACAGTAATATCGTACAGAATCCCGGGTACTGA
- a CDS encoding SusC/RagA family TonB-linked outer membrane protein, translated as MKKFAASILMVCGAVGIHAQTSSGKKDSLEVQSIEEVVITSSYGTKKLKEEVVGSMVTLTDKDISASQPFESIDKMIAGLAPGVQIVNNTELGKPVSINIRGLGSLAPLNGRLGTSTQPLIVVDGVIMREDNPFDVAGFDGASTAEVNINPLARFNSDNIESISILKDAAAVALYGAESANGVILITTKKGKKGKPQFSLMSQYGISQSINKIKYLSGQQYARLYKDFQNNNKPGSGTDWNGVDVDWFELMNGNGDFFRTNFTASGGGKYLTYRVGLDYSNNNESKIMNSLEKKEIDASVGFNNKKWQINLYAAYNNFSKIQPNTYFNFILAPDRAAYDENGNYALSGNNGIPNPLAAANQNRVNVKNNSLISSLNVSYEIIKGLKISSLFGADLSKKENIDFRSGLNQSGIANNILGRSRLNASDGQKWNWSSHLMYEKNFGEKHHLDALIGMELRQNKDFKESESGTNFENYAEYQQPWRGSNYTYKSLTLQDNGRSFFSQLNYDYHKKYFLSGSIRRDESSAFGPDTNAAVNGGIGASWLISQENFLKKNSVLSFLRLRASWGITGNSRIGSYRSSGIYTYFQSGFTYDFDYAYPESSSPPNRMLSWEKNEKLNLGLDFALFKKLEFTIEAYRNTVSDMIVSREVPVETGYGSAEINGAAMYNQGIEISMRGNWMTKPNFKWITSFNISTVKNKVTDLLGLEDKFSTAAIARAQKIGAPTSAIWGYQWLGINAENGQDIFMVNDVPTDANQFTANASTYTIIGDSQPKAIGGLSNSIRYKNLSLSFLINFELGGDVLVAGELIDQYNILSNRNMSVNALDYWTGTGDASAVNHIPKSNAKIIANSTKHLYDNTHVKLQNINLNYQLPLHKIKNSFVKSASIFADCTNVLYWYKEKSPAGRNGIREFRYLYPEMRTFSFGFKFNF; from the coding sequence ATGAAGAAATTCGCTGCAAGCATTCTGATGGTTTGTGGAGCTGTAGGTATTCATGCTCAGACCTCATCCGGAAAAAAAGATTCTTTAGAAGTGCAATCGATTGAAGAAGTGGTCATCACTTCCTCATACGGCACTAAAAAACTGAAAGAAGAAGTTGTAGGTTCCATGGTAACCCTCACCGATAAAGATATCAGTGCCAGCCAGCCATTTGAAAGTATCGATAAAATGATTGCCGGACTGGCGCCCGGAGTTCAGATTGTCAATAACACGGAACTGGGAAAACCGGTGAGTATTAATATCAGGGGACTGGGTTCGCTGGCACCTCTTAACGGGAGGCTTGGAACTTCTACACAGCCGCTGATTGTCGTAGACGGAGTCATTATGAGAGAGGATAATCCCTTTGATGTGGCCGGTTTTGATGGCGCGAGTACAGCCGAAGTGAATATTAATCCGCTCGCGAGATTCAATTCTGATAATATTGAGAGTATCAGCATTCTTAAAGATGCAGCAGCTGTTGCTCTTTACGGGGCAGAATCAGCCAACGGCGTGATCCTCATTACCACAAAAAAAGGGAAGAAAGGAAAGCCTCAGTTTTCGCTGATGAGTCAGTACGGGATTTCACAAAGCATCAATAAAATCAAATATTTAAGCGGTCAGCAGTATGCCCGGCTGTATAAAGATTTCCAGAATAATAACAAACCAGGATCGGGAACAGACTGGAATGGAGTGGATGTGGACTGGTTTGAACTGATGAACGGAAACGGAGACTTCTTCCGCACTAATTTTACGGCCAGCGGAGGAGGAAAATATCTCACCTATCGTGTAGGTCTGGACTATTCCAACAATAATGAATCGAAGATCATGAATTCACTGGAAAAAAAAGAAATTGATGCTTCAGTCGGGTTTAATAATAAAAAATGGCAGATCAATCTGTATGCTGCTTATAACAATTTCAGTAAAATACAGCCAAATACCTATTTTAATTTTATTCTCGCACCGGACAGGGCGGCTTATGATGAGAATGGCAATTATGCATTATCAGGAAATAATGGTATTCCGAACCCTTTGGCTGCAGCAAACCAAAATCGGGTCAATGTAAAAAACAATTCTCTGATTTCAAGTTTGAATGTAAGCTATGAAATTATCAAAGGCTTGAAAATAAGCAGCTTATTTGGAGCTGACCTTTCTAAAAAAGAAAATATAGACTTTAGGTCAGGTCTTAACCAAAGCGGAATCGCCAATAATATTTTGGGAAGAAGCAGGCTGAACGCCTCAGACGGACAAAAATGGAACTGGAGCTCGCACCTGATGTATGAAAAAAACTTTGGGGAGAAACATCACCTTGATGCATTAATCGGAATGGAGCTGAGACAGAACAAAGATTTTAAAGAATCAGAAAGCGGGACGAATTTCGAAAATTATGCCGAATACCAGCAGCCATGGAGAGGAAGCAATTACACGTATAAAAGCCTTACATTACAGGATAACGGACGAAGTTTTTTTTCCCAGCTGAATTATGATTACCACAAAAAATATTTCCTATCGGGAAGCATAAGACGGGATGAAAGTTCGGCCTTTGGCCCTGATACCAATGCTGCGGTAAACGGAGGAATAGGAGCATCCTGGCTTATTTCCCAGGAAAACTTCCTGAAAAAAAATTCTGTTTTAAGCTTTTTGAGGCTGCGGGCATCCTGGGGAATCACCGGTAATTCCAGAATCGGAAGTTATCGTTCATCCGGCATATACACCTATTTTCAAAGCGGATTTACTTATGATTTTGACTATGCCTATCCGGAATCTTCTTCACCGCCTAACCGTATGCTTTCGTGGGAGAAAAATGAAAAATTGAATCTGGGACTTGACTTTGCCCTGTTTAAAAAACTTGAATTTACCATAGAAGCCTACCGGAATACGGTTTCTGATATGATTGTAAGCCGGGAAGTTCCCGTGGAAACCGGCTACGGATCTGCTGAGATCAACGGTGCGGCCATGTATAATCAGGGGATTGAAATATCAATGAGAGGAAATTGGATGACAAAACCAAATTTTAAATGGATAACAAGCTTTAATATCTCTACGGTAAAAAATAAAGTTACCGATCTTCTGGGTCTGGAAGATAAATTTTCTACAGCAGCCATAGCCAGGGCCCAGAAAATAGGAGCCCCAACTTCTGCCATCTGGGGATATCAGTGGCTGGGAATTAATGCGGAAAACGGACAGGATATTTTCATGGTCAACGACGTTCCTACCGATGCCAATCAATTTACGGCCAATGCTTCTACGTATACCATTATCGGTGATTCGCAACCTAAGGCAATCGGAGGACTAAGCAACAGCATACGCTACAAAAATCTCAGCCTTTCCTTTCTTATTAATTTTGAGCTGGGTGGCGACGTGCTGGTCGCCGGAGAACTTATCGATCAGTATAATATTCTTTCCAACAGAAATATGAGCGTCAATGCTTTGGATTACTGGACAGGTACGGGTGATGCATCTGCTGTCAATCATATTCCTAAAAGCAACGCCAAAATTATTGCCAACAGCACAAAGCATCTTTATGATAATACACACGTAAAGCTTCAGAATATCAATCTGAATTATCAGCTCCCATTACACAAGATTAAAAACAGCTTTGTGAAAAGTGCCAGTATTTTTGCGGACTGCACCAACGTCTTATACTGGTATAAGGAAAAATCTCCCGCCGGAAGAAACGGGATCAGGGAATTCAGGTATTTATATCCTGAAATGAGAACCTTCAGCTTTGGCTTTAAATTCAACTTTTAA
- a CDS encoding 3-oxoacyl-ACP synthase III family protein, translating into MTSKITGVGNCIPSETIPNVFFDKHLFLNQEGIALKENNASITNKLQKITGIEERRYASTNQVTSDLGFIAAQAAIDHSGIDPETLDYIIFAHNFGDIRFGTVQSDAVPSLASRVKHLLKIRNNFCVAYDVLFGCPGWIEGVIQANAFIKSGIAKKCLVIGAETLSRVTDSHDRDSMIYADGAGAVILEASDDESGIKAHLSASHTFKEKDFLYFGKSYNNESCPDTKYIKMDGRKIYEFALIHVPEAMKKCLDNSGYSIDQLNKIIIHQANEKMDEAIVDRFYQLYDYPVPEHIMPMVINKLGNSSVATIPTLLTMILKDELPQHQIEKNDVVLFASVGAGMNINAIVYQF; encoded by the coding sequence ATGACAAGCAAAATTACAGGTGTAGGAAACTGCATCCCTTCAGAGACTATTCCCAACGTATTTTTTGATAAACACTTATTCTTAAATCAAGAAGGGATCGCATTAAAAGAAAACAATGCTTCAATTACCAACAAATTACAGAAAATCACAGGTATTGAAGAACGGAGATATGCCAGTACCAATCAGGTAACTTCAGATTTGGGATTTATTGCCGCTCAGGCAGCTATCGATCATTCGGGAATTGATCCTGAAACTTTGGATTACATCATATTTGCTCATAATTTCGGGGATATCCGTTTTGGCACCGTACAGTCTGATGCCGTTCCGAGTCTTGCTTCCAGAGTAAAGCATCTTTTAAAAATCAGGAACAATTTCTGTGTTGCTTACGATGTATTATTCGGCTGTCCGGGATGGATCGAGGGCGTGATACAGGCTAATGCCTTTATCAAATCGGGAATTGCAAAAAAATGTCTTGTCATCGGTGCGGAAACGCTGTCCAGAGTAACAGACAGCCATGACAGAGACAGTATGATTTACGCAGACGGGGCTGGAGCCGTGATTTTGGAAGCTTCCGACGATGAGTCCGGCATCAAGGCGCATTTATCTGCTTCTCATACTTTTAAGGAGAAAGATTTCCTCTACTTTGGAAAATCGTACAATAATGAGAGTTGTCCGGATACGAAATATATTAAAATGGATGGCCGGAAAATATATGAGTTTGCATTGATCCATGTCCCTGAGGCGATGAAAAAATGCCTTGATAACAGTGGATACTCTATTGATCAGCTGAACAAAATTATCATTCACCAGGCCAATGAAAAAATGGATGAAGCTATTGTCGACAGATTTTATCAGCTTTATGACTATCCGGTGCCTGAGCATATTATGCCCATGGTCATCAATAAACTGGGAAACAGCAGTGTCGCCACCATCCCTACTCTTCTTACGATGATTCTAAAGGACGAACTTCCGCAACATCAGATCGAAAAAAATGATGTGGTTTTATTCGCTTCGGTGGGCGCAGGAATGAATATTAATGCCATCGTTTATCAATTTTAA
- a CDS encoding NUDIX hydrolase: MVPDFIHTYVSVDCVVFGFDHENRLNILLVQRYLDDVPTERQRRLPGSLILSDEDVDDAAQRVLHELTGIKKMILKQFKCFADPLRASSKDDMKWMEKEYKQHIDRIITVAYLSLCKIDHKINCTKYDTVDWYPIDEVPLLPFDHNKIISESLSEIRKWIESDFSIIFELLPKRFTIRQLYQLYNALSKKRIDIKNFHKKISSFSYIIPLEETQTNVSHRAARYYRFDAKIFKKNNTKLIK; encoded by the coding sequence ATGGTTCCGGATTTTATTCATACTTATGTTTCCGTCGATTGTGTCGTTTTTGGCTTTGACCATGAAAACAGACTCAACATATTGCTGGTGCAGCGTTACCTGGACGATGTTCCTACGGAACGCCAAAGAAGACTGCCGGGCAGTTTAATACTCAGTGATGAAGATGTAGATGATGCGGCGCAAAGGGTACTTCATGAGCTTACAGGCATTAAAAAAATGATTCTTAAGCAGTTCAAATGCTTTGCAGACCCTTTACGGGCCAGCAGTAAGGATGATATGAAATGGATGGAAAAGGAATATAAACAGCATATTGACAGGATCATTACCGTCGCTTATCTTTCTCTATGTAAAATTGATCACAAGATCAACTGTACGAAATACGATACAGTAGACTGGTATCCGATCGATGAGGTTCCGTTGCTTCCGTTTGATCATAATAAAATTATCAGCGAATCTTTAAGTGAGATCAGAAAATGGATAGAATCTGACTTCTCCATTATTTTTGAACTCCTGCCAAAAAGATTTACGATAAGACAATTATATCAGCTGTACAATGCTTTAAGTAAAAAAAGAATCGATATCAAAAACTTTCACAAGAAGATTTCATCCTTCAGCTATATTATCCCGCTGGAAGAAACACAAACCAATGTTTCGCATCGCGCAGCCAGATATTACCGCTTTGATGCTAAAATTTTTAAGAAAAACAATACTAAACTAATAAAATAA